In Zhaonella formicivorans, one DNA window encodes the following:
- a CDS encoding N-acetylmuramoyl-L-alanine amidase family protein — translation MSPTNIIVITRRQLLSFCLLMTLIFSLVIWSSSRKVWPTVGGAQTGKAPVILDAGHGGVDSGANSREVKEKEITLDVVLRIRKYLEKKGLPVELTRDSDVDLGGELTRGRHRRDLEARLKIINKGQIAVSIHVNTANAASEQGALILYACNSEKGKKLAETILQELQKVQKLNHPKPIPRSNIFLLRVSEVPTVLVELGFISNPEEKAKLMQPEFRQKCAEAIGKGILNYFNIT, via the coding sequence ATGTCTCCAACGAACATTATAGTTATTACCAGAAGGCAATTGCTCTCCTTTTGTCTGCTGATGACTCTGATTTTTAGTTTGGTCATCTGGAGCAGTTCTAGAAAAGTATGGCCAACTGTCGGGGGAGCCCAAACAGGAAAAGCGCCGGTAATTCTTGATGCAGGACACGGAGGGGTGGATTCGGGGGCAAACTCTAGAGAGGTGAAAGAAAAAGAGATAACGCTGGATGTGGTGCTGCGTATAAGGAAGTATTTGGAAAAGAAAGGTTTGCCGGTGGAATTAACCCGTGACAGTGATGTGGACCTAGGCGGAGAACTGACCAGGGGCAGACACCGCAGGGATTTGGAGGCGCGTCTTAAGATAATTAACAAAGGACAAATTGCAGTCAGCATCCATGTAAATACTGCAAACGCTGCTTCTGAGCAGGGGGCTCTGATTTTATATGCCTGTAATTCGGAAAAAGGTAAGAAATTGGCTGAAACCATATTGCAGGAACTGCAGAAAGTGCAAAAACTAAATCATCCGAAGCCCATTCCCAGGAGTAACATTTTTTTGCTGCGGGTGTCTGAGGTCCCAACGGTTTTAGTGGAGCTTGGCTTTATATCCAACCCCGAGGAAAAAGCCAAGTTGATGCAACCCGAATTCAGACAAAAATGTGCCGAAGCAATAGGCAAGGGAATACTCAACTATTTTAATATAACTTAA
- a CDS encoding polysaccharide deacetylase family protein → MRKTTFQPGIRLASILLFIVFLFTPLQANAQNQIYYQDQAVVLMYHHLDPEKKSSATITPELFKSQLEMLKKEGFNVIPIEELAAFYKEGKKLPPNAVVLTFDDGYESFYTYAYPELKSQGFVATNFVIVSQVGKKNEGIPKLDWGQMREMQLEGMSFYSHTYDSHYYTQIDAAGRQAPVLAAQRYLPELNRVETPVEYRKRIIEDMRKSRLILEQELDKPAIFLAVPFGRYGSSLSYWAKYAGFEFVLSTNPGINDASTDSTRIYRVNAGSPEITPELLKQKILQTIKPKISRGSKK, encoded by the coding sequence GTGCGAAAAACTACCTTCCAGCCGGGTATAAGACTGGCGTCCATACTGTTGTTTATTGTTTTTTTATTTACTCCTTTGCAGGCTAATGCGCAAAACCAGATTTACTACCAGGACCAGGCTGTGGTACTAATGTACCACCATTTGGATCCGGAAAAAAAGAGTTCCGCAACAATTACTCCTGAGCTTTTTAAAAGCCAGCTGGAGATGCTGAAAAAGGAAGGTTTTAATGTAATACCCATTGAGGAGCTGGCTGCGTTTTATAAAGAAGGGAAGAAACTTCCGCCTAATGCGGTGGTGCTAACCTTTGATGACGGTTACGAAAGTTTTTATACATATGCATACCCCGAGTTAAAGTCTCAAGGATTTGTTGCTACAAATTTTGTTATAGTCAGTCAGGTTGGCAAAAAAAATGAAGGAATCCCAAAATTGGACTGGGGTCAGATGCGGGAAATGCAATTGGAGGGAATGAGTTTTTACAGTCATACCTACGATTCACATTATTATACCCAAATTGATGCTGCGGGTAGACAAGCCCCGGTACTGGCTGCGCAACGTTACCTGCCGGAGCTAAACAGGGTGGAGACCCCGGTGGAATATAGAAAGAGAATTATAGAAGATATGAGAAAATCAAGGTTGATTCTGGAACAGGAACTGGACAAGCCCGCCATATTTTTAGCTGTTCCTTTCGGTCGTTACGGGTCTTCATTGTCTTACTGGGCCAAATATGCGGGTTTTGAGTTTGTTTTATCTACCAACCCAGGGATAAATGATGCCAGTACAGACTCTACCAGGATTTATAGGGTTAATGCCGGTAGTCCCGAGATAACCCCTGAACTTTTAAAGCAAAAAATTTTACAAACGATAAAACCAAAAATTAGTAGAGGGAGCAAGAAATAG
- a CDS encoding Glu/Leu/Phe/Val family dehydrogenase: protein MKSEYNPYDQMLSTLEEAAGMLGLEESAYSFLRYPERELIVSIPVEMDDGRVEIFRGYRVQHSSLRGPCKGGIRYHQDVDLDEVKALAAWMSLKCAVANIPYGGGKGGVKVDPRKLSHRELLKLTRRYTAAILPLIGPEKDIPAPDVNTNSEIMGWIMDTYSMFKGYSVPGVVTGKPLDVGGSLGRKEATGRGVMFVTLEILKRLGKPVEGTKVAVQGYGNVGQTAATLLHQKGCKIIAVSDVSGGLYNEAGLDIEDINRYLHGNHKKLLAGYEGAGVQKISNKELLTCPCDVLVPAALENQITEEIAEQIKARIIVEGANGPTTVEADKVLSSKDVIVVPDILANSGGVIVSYFEWVQNIQSLMWDEDEINRALEKIIIRSFNDVWDKAEEKKATLRMGAYMVAIERLVTAKKIRGIFP, encoded by the coding sequence ATGAAGAGTGAGTACAATCCTTATGACCAAATGCTTTCCACGCTGGAAGAAGCAGCAGGAATGCTAGGCTTGGAAGAAAGCGCTTACAGTTTTTTACGCTATCCGGAGAGGGAGTTGATTGTTTCTATTCCGGTGGAAATGGATGATGGCCGGGTAGAAATTTTTAGAGGTTATCGCGTCCAGCACAGCAGTTTGCGCGGGCCTTGCAAAGGCGGTATACGCTATCATCAGGATGTTGACCTTGATGAAGTAAAAGCGTTGGCTGCTTGGATGTCTTTAAAATGCGCTGTCGCTAATATCCCTTACGGCGGGGGAAAAGGCGGCGTCAAAGTAGACCCGAGAAAATTATCCCATAGGGAACTTTTGAAATTAACCCGAAGATATACTGCAGCGATTTTGCCTTTAATAGGTCCTGAAAAGGACATTCCAGCCCCTGATGTCAATACGAATTCGGAAATTATGGGTTGGATCATGGATACTTACAGCATGTTTAAAGGCTATAGCGTTCCTGGAGTTGTAACCGGAAAGCCTCTTGACGTGGGAGGCTCCTTAGGTCGAAAAGAAGCAACTGGCAGAGGGGTAATGTTCGTAACACTGGAGATTTTAAAAAGGTTAGGCAAACCAGTAGAAGGTACCAAAGTAGCTGTCCAGGGCTATGGGAACGTTGGACAGACTGCAGCCACTTTGCTACATCAAAAAGGTTGCAAAATTATAGCCGTTAGCGATGTCTCAGGTGGTTTGTATAACGAGGCAGGCTTGGATATCGAAGACATTAACCGGTACTTGCATGGGAACCACAAGAAACTCTTGGCGGGCTATGAAGGTGCAGGTGTCCAAAAGATTTCCAATAAAGAGTTACTAACCTGTCCTTGTGATGTTTTAGTACCCGCTGCGTTAGAAAATCAGATTACGGAAGAAATAGCAGAGCAAATTAAAGCCAGGATAATTGTCGAAGGAGCTAACGGTCCTACTACTGTGGAAGCCGACAAGGTCTTGAGTTCCAAGGATGTTATAGTTGTACCCGACATTCTTGCTAACTCCGGGGGTGTTATTGTATCTTATTTTGAATGGGTGCAAAACATTCAATCACTAATGTGGGATGAGGATGAAATTAACAGGGCTTTAGAGAAGATTATTATCAGGAGTTTTAATGATGTCTGGGACAAAGCGGAAGAGAAAAAGGCTACCCTGCGCATGGGTGCATACATGGTAGCCATTGAGAGGCTGGTAACGGCCAAAAAAATTAGAGGGATTTTCCCCTAA
- a CDS encoding magnesium transporter CorA family protein, translating to MIEVFYTVGDETITTTSLQEKGSWIRLTEPTKEELLRVSAETGVLLEFLEAPLDDEERPRIEVEDGQVLMIVNIPIVVQNGTVKYDTLPLGIIVTENHIITVCLEENAVINDLVAGRLKSFYTYKKTRLTLQILYKTATYFLKYLKEIDRKSNEIEQALHGSMQNEELIRLLNLEKSLVYFTTSLRSNEIVMKKLLRTKVLKMYAEDEDLLEDVITENAQALEMSEVYSNITSGMMDAFASIISNNLNIVMKFLTSITIILAVPTMVASFFGMNVPLPFQNSPHGFLITIVISLFLAMVAVLAMARKEMF from the coding sequence ATGATTGAAGTATTTTACACAGTTGGAGATGAAACAATAACCACCACCAGCTTGCAAGAGAAAGGCAGCTGGATTAGATTAACTGAACCAACGAAAGAAGAACTGCTCCGGGTAAGCGCCGAAACAGGTGTATTGCTGGAATTTTTGGAAGCTCCCTTAGATGACGAGGAACGGCCCAGAATAGAAGTTGAAGATGGACAGGTCCTGATGATTGTCAATATACCTATCGTGGTGCAAAACGGGACTGTAAAATATGATACGTTGCCTTTAGGCATAATAGTCACAGAAAATCATATTATCACCGTTTGCCTGGAAGAGAATGCGGTTATCAATGACTTGGTAGCCGGAAGGTTAAAATCCTTTTACACTTATAAAAAAACTAGACTTACACTGCAGATCCTCTATAAAACTGCGACTTACTTCCTCAAGTATTTAAAGGAAATAGACCGTAAATCCAATGAGATTGAACAAGCGCTGCACGGTTCCATGCAAAATGAGGAACTGATTAGGTTGCTAAACCTTGAAAAGAGCCTGGTATATTTTACTACTTCCCTGCGTTCTAACGAGATTGTCATGAAAAAGCTTTTGCGCACTAAAGTTTTGAAAATGTATGCGGAAGATGAAGATCTTTTGGAAGATGTAATTACGGAAAACGCCCAGGCTTTGGAAATGAGCGAGGTCTATAGCAACATAACGAGCGGGATGATGGATGCTTTTGCTTCAATCATTTCCAACAATTTAAATATTGTAATGAAATTTTTAACCTCTATAACGATAATTTTGGCAGTACCAACCATGGTTGCCAGCTTTTTTGGAATGAACGTGCCACTGCCTTTTCAGAATTCTCCCCATGGCTTCCTAATTACTATAGTTATTTCCCTGTTTTTAGCCATGGTAGCTGTTTTGGCTATGGCTCGGAAAGAAATGTTTTAA
- a CDS encoding methyl-accepting chemotaxis protein, which yields MIRRSMLVTNLLIAATLAAIFFSKLAGIMMALLLLGYCNLALTKKAEKQCSELEQVMEIVKGDTATAPNFKSPVLRELAAFVGDSNKQMLKASCEVLKTNYQLKTAFTELVSASEEISSTITNIANDMREQQNKVETISHALNGMSDAITRQNATVDQAEQVTSEAVQEVIQCEKSSLEMNGQMQSINRSVNELLTISMALKSKAAGIASIVETITTIAEQTNLLALNAAIEAARAGEHGRGFAVVADEVRKLAEQARVSGSDIIGIISEIQEDISNSVEKMQEVHKGTELGNQVAAQTGHALTGIKATMEKISEAFAAVHHTSNQLNASSQEVMRLVEPLAAIAAQTAAASQQIAASTEETVSTLESVDGLIGTLHEENLKLQQIIGDRAVERLMINTGKRLQQLDWEREINQSNIGEIAKELGVDLVGITDEAGTLIYCTLEKEIGLNIPSLGDHYQGLLDRTKDYAISPIKKAEKDDSFMKFALFPRLKKKGIVQIALNIDKLLN from the coding sequence ATGATCCGGAGGAGTATGCTAGTAACTAACCTTTTAATCGCAGCAACTTTGGCTGCAATTTTTTTCAGTAAATTAGCAGGCATTATGATGGCGTTGCTACTTTTAGGGTATTGCAATCTTGCCTTGACTAAAAAAGCTGAAAAGCAGTGTTCTGAGCTGGAACAAGTAATGGAAATTGTGAAAGGGGATACAGCTACGGCTCCAAATTTCAAGTCGCCGGTATTACGAGAACTGGCTGCTTTTGTCGGTGATTCTAACAAACAGATGTTGAAAGCCTCCTGTGAGGTGTTAAAGACCAATTATCAGTTAAAAACTGCCTTTACGGAACTGGTTTCCGCTTCAGAGGAGATCAGCAGCACGATTACTAATATTGCCAACGACATGCGCGAACAACAAAATAAAGTGGAAACAATTTCTCATGCTTTAAATGGTATGTCTGACGCCATTACGCGGCAGAATGCCACAGTGGACCAAGCTGAACAAGTTACTTCTGAAGCGGTTCAAGAGGTTATACAGTGCGAGAAATCCTCGCTGGAAATGAACGGGCAAATGCAGTCCATTAACAGGTCGGTAAATGAACTCTTGACAATCTCCATGGCGCTAAAGTCCAAGGCCGCCGGCATTGCCAGCATTGTTGAAACAATTACCACTATCGCAGAGCAAACTAACCTCCTGGCTTTGAATGCCGCCATCGAGGCTGCCCGTGCCGGCGAGCATGGGCGGGGATTTGCCGTGGTAGCCGATGAGGTGCGTAAATTGGCAGAACAGGCCAGGGTTTCGGGCAGCGATATTATTGGCATTATTAGCGAGATTCAAGAGGATATTAGCAACTCGGTGGAAAAAATGCAGGAGGTACATAAAGGAACTGAACTTGGCAACCAAGTGGCTGCGCAAACCGGTCACGCACTAACCGGAATCAAAGCCACCATGGAAAAAATTTCCGAAGCTTTCGCGGCTGTCCATCACACCAGTAACCAGTTGAATGCCAGCAGCCAGGAAGTAATGCGGCTTGTGGAACCGCTGGCTGCTATTGCAGCGCAGACTGCCGCTGCCAGCCAACAGATTGCTGCTTCCACGGAAGAAACCGTTTCGACACTGGAGTCAGTTGACGGTTTAATCGGAACTCTGCATGAAGAAAACCTTAAACTTCAGCAGATTATTGGCGACCGGGCTGTGGAAAGACTAATGATAAACACTGGCAAAAGGCTGCAGCAATTGGATTGGGAACGGGAAATTAACCAAAGTAATATCGGAGAAATTGCCAAAGAGTTAGGCGTTGATCTGGTAGGCATTACTGACGAAGCAGGTACTTTAATCTATTGTACGCTGGAAAAAGAGATTGGACTTAATATACCTTCCCTGGGAGATCATTATCAAGGTCTGTTGGACCGTACAAAAGATTATGCGATTTCGCCGATTAAAAAAGCCGAAAAGGACGACAGCTTTATGAAGTTTGCCCTCTTTCCCAGGTTAAAAAAGAAAGGTATAGTACAAATAGCCCTTAACATAGACAAATTGCTTAACTAA